GGCTCCTCTGGATTCAGAACGCAAACACAGAACCTGGGTGAATTGGAGAATCGTGGTGTTGAACTCGTCTTGAATGGTACCATCTTGAATGGCCCCGTCAGCTGGACCTCTTCTTTCAACATTGCTTTCAATACCAATGAGGTGACCAACCTTGGACCTGGTGTGGACATCATTGATAATGGCAGTTCCAGAACCATGAATGTGGTTCGAGTTGGTAGCGCCATCGGTGCCTTTTATGGAGCAGAGTATGCCGGTGTAGATCCTGACAATGGTGATGCCTTGTGGTATTTGAATACGGCGGACAATCCAAGAGGCACCACCAATGACTTCTCAGAAGCTGAATTTGTCGTATTGGGGAACCCTAACCCGGATTATGTGGGTGGATTCAACAACACCGTGACTTGGAACGGGTTTGATTTGAACGTCTTCTTCCAGTTTGTGCAAGGTAATGAAGTGCACAACGTTGGAGGCGTATTCCAGAGTGCAGCGGACTGGTTCGATAATCCAAGCAAAGAAATCGCGGATCGTTGGAGAGAACCGGGAGATATTACCGATGTACCGAGAGCTTATCTGGCTTACGGAAATGGCGGACAAGGTCGTTCCAGTCGATTCCTTTATGATGGTTCTTACATCCGTCTGAAGACCTTATCTATCGGTTATTCACTACCTGATGAGGTGATTTCACGTGCCAAGTTATCTTCTGCTCGTATTTACTTCACGGGTGTGAATTTGTGGACGATCACAGATTATCCGTTGTGGGATCCTGAAGTAAGTGCTGACTACCTGACCGTGAATGCGGATGGAAGTAACAACAACATCTTCCAGGGCAATGATTTCTATTCTGCCCCACAGGCGAAGAGCTTCACATTCGGTGTTCAAATTGGCTTTTAATCCAGACCATGTCTGAGATAAATATTGAGAAACTTTTGGGTATCAGGGAGTCCTTGTGGCAAACCTCCACCCAAGTAGAGATTAAACAGATGAAAAAGAATCAATATATCAATAGAATGATCGCTGCATTATTAGCGGTCGTAATCGTATCTTCTTGTTCCGATGAACTGGAGCCGGAACCCGCGCAATCTATTTCTGAAAATGTGGCTTTGTCCAGCCCTGAGAACATTCAGGCGGTGCTGATAGGCGCATATGATGAACTCGGAGTAAGCGACCTGTTTGGCGGAAACACGCTTCGAAATTCGGAGTTGCTTGCTGCGACAGATGAATTACTGTGGGCAGGAACCTTCAACGCACCTAGGGAAATGTTCAACAAGAACATGAACGCCGTAAATGGAGATGCTGCAGAGGTATGGCTGGAAGGTTATGAAACCATCAACATCAGCAACAACATCCTGAGTGGGTTGGATATCTTCACCGACCAGGCCGATGCAGACCGGGTAGAAGGAGAAGCCAAATTCATCCGGGCCATGGTGTATTTCGAATTGGTGAAGTTTTTTGGTTTACCATACGAAGCAGGTGCAACGAATAGCCAGTTGGGTGTTCCACTGGTGACCACCCCTACCCGTGGAATTACCGGAGACAATGACTTAGACCGCAGCTCTGTGGAGCAGATCTATGCACAAATATTGTCGGATCTGAATGATGCCGTCGCCAATCTACCGGAAACGAATGACATCTTCGCTTCCAGTTTTGCGGCACAGGCACTACGTGCCAGGGTTCACTTGCAAATGGGCAATTATGCACTGGCACTTACTGATGCTGATGCAGTGATTGCTTCTGGCAACTACTCACTCGTAGGTGCTTATGAGGACGCGTTCAATAATGCAGCCAACACCACCGAGGACATCTTTGCCATGCAAGTGAGTTCCCAGGATGGCCTGAATTCGTTGAACACCTTCTTTGCCACACCACAATTCGGCGGCCGGGATGGTGATATCATCGTACAGGCTGCGCACCTGGCACTTTATCCTGCTGGTGATGATCGTGGTGCATTTGTATATGAAGACGGAGGAACATTTACTGGTAAATTCACCAATCAGTTTGCGATTGTACCAGTAATCCGTCTGGCAGAAATGCACCTGATCCGTGCTGAGGCCAACGTCAGAGGAGGTACCACCACTGGAGAAACACCGTTGAATGACCTTAATACACTACGTACCCGAGCCAATGCCCCCGCATTGACCACTGCTACTTTAGATGACGTACTGATGGAACGCAGACTAGAATTAGCCTTTGAAGGCCACCGTTTGCACGATATCCGTAGAACTCAAGCCAATGTGGGAACATTCACTTACGACGCACCCGAGTTGGTATTCCCAATTCCGGAAAGAGAGATCAACGCCAATCCTAACCTGGTGCAAAATCCAGGATACTAGTAATCAGGTCACTTAAGTGGCCTAATTACTTTCTTAAGGGGGAAACCGCAAGGTTTCCCTTTTTTGTTGTTCCACTCAAATAATTGCTACTTAAACCTTTATTTACTATGTTAGGAAACACAAGGCAACTGTCTACGTTGCTTCTTACAGTAACATCATCGAAGCATGCAAAAGCTAAACCCTATATTCCAGGAAATTCTAGATGATCAACAAAAAAATGATCCTTTAAAAGGACAAGCAAAAGGAGGACTAGCTAAAGAACTTTTTAGCCCCGAAAGTTTATTGATGCTGTTACTCACTCACGGATTAAGGTCCATGATTCCGTTTTTCAAAGAATTGTTAGCGCTTGGATTCACGGCACTAAAGCTCAAGCAACAAGATATTGCCAATCAACTAAAAGCTTATGCCAAGGAAAAAGAACTGGATTACCACAAGGCAGAGAAGGCCGCCAATAAAATTGCCGGAAAGCTCGCCAAACACGCGACACAAGAAGTGATTGATGCTATTGAGGAAGGAGTCAAAGATGAAAAATGATGAAATGATCATAGTCCGCTTACGGACTGGTGATCTAATCGAAGACGAGAAACACCTGATCCACATCAATGACTTTAATGGCTACCCAGTCTACAAATCAGACCTGGTCAATATCCTCAATGAGATGCGCGAACAAGCATGGGCAAGGAATAATGGAAAAGCCATAGCGCTAGGTCAAAAAATATTTAACCACCTAAATGGAGATGGTATCCTCCGTAAATCATTAGCTAAGGCACAGGAATTACTACTAAAAAGTAATGAAATTTACAAGCAGTTAGATGTAAAAGAGCCTCTTGAGATTGCGTTGAATTTCAACAATCTAGGTAAAATATACGCTGATAAAAAAAGATTATTCATCATCACTTAAGTATTACAAGAAATCCTTGAAAATTTTACTCTCTGAAGGTTTATATCATAATGACTATACAGCAGGAATTTACAATAATCTAGGCAGCTTATATAGACAAAATGGCGAATTCGAAGAAGTATTAAATCACTTCAGAGAGTCACTAAATATAAGTTTAGAATTATATGGTTCTGAACACCCAATTCTAGCAAACACATTTAATAACATAGGGTTTGCTTTATTGAACCAAGATAAATGGGCTGATGGCAAGGATTATTTGGAAAAAGCTCTGCATTTAACAGTGAAATTCTATGGCGGCACAAATCGGTTAACTGCTAACATTTAATGTAATTTATCTATTGCAAACTTAAAGCTTGGGAACACTGAAATCGCTATACAAGAATCAAAGAAATCTATATTAATCTATATCGTCACATTAGGAACAAATCACCAAAACACTAAAAATGTTTCAATGCTGTTAGCAGATGCACTGAAAATAGCTGGAGTTCAGAATATTGAATCATACATTAATAATTGGATCAAAAGCATAAAAAAAGAGATCGAGCAATTCAACAAATGCCTAATAATTAGGCTGTCACTTTCATTTGTAGCGAGGATTATGCTCTCAAGAGGGGAATACTTGCTTCTGAACAAACTCCAACGCTCGATAATCCATCCAGCTGTAGGGGTCGCCTTTGATGGTGAAGCCAACGTGACCTCCGAATTTGGGCATTTCTAAGTAAACGTATTCGGATTGTTTCGCAATGTCAATGGGATAGCACCCTCCTCCGAGTAAGGGATCATTTGCAGCGTTACCGATCAAGACGGGGTACTTGACCTCAGGGAGGTACCGATCGCAGGTGGCTTGTTGGAAAAAGTCCTCAAGGCTTTCAAATCCGTGGAGGGGCACTGTGTACTTTTTATGGAATTCATCAAAATCCGTCATGGCTTCCAGCCCTTCCGTATCCAGTCCTTCGTGGGTTTCCGCCTTTAGGAAGATCTTCTTTTTGAGTTTATTCAGGAATCGATTTTCGTACAGGCCATTCCCTTTCACTTTGAGTTGGACGGCACTGTCTTTCAGGTTGCAGGGTACGGAGAATGTTGCCGCTCCTTTGATGGCGTCTGGCCTGTTTCGCGACTCACCCAGGTACTTCAAGGACATGCTCCCTCCCATTGAGAGCCCCATCAACACGATGGTATTGAATCCTTTCGTAACGGCATGATCCACCACGGAGGCCAGGTCATCAGTATCACCATGATGATAAAACCGGGGCAATCGATTCATTTCGCCACTGCAGCTCCGGCAATTCCAGGCCATCGCACTCCAGCCATTTTCCGCAAATAGCTTGGCGGGCCTCATTACATAGTGCCTTTCGGAGTTGCCTTCCAGACCATGGGTAATGATGACTAACTTATCCTTATCCGTTCCGAGCCAATCCAAATCCAGGAAATCACCATCTTCCAATTCAAGTCTTTCTCGCTGATAATCAACTCCTTCTATCTTGTAAAACATGGAAGGAACGACCGTTTCCATGTGCTTATTGAATAGAAACCAGGGGCGCTTGACGTATTGAGTTGAGGAAATGATTGGCATTGGTTTGTTAAAAGGTCTTAAAATCCACTTTATGGCAAAATTTTTGCTTTAAAATGACTCATTTGCCTATGACAAAAACAAGAATAGTTAAGTTGGATCGATTTGGTAGATTTGGCGCTTGAAAATTTATGAAGCTGTTGGAAAATATTAGGCGGGGTTGCTTTATCTTTTTTTTATCATTTTTATTCACCCCCATTCAGGCCCAGGTCATCAAGGTCTTTAATGCGACGACAAAAATCCCTGTCAATGATGTCTATGTAGTCAATGAGGAGCGTACCATTGCGGCCTTCTCTAAAAGAAATGGCACCATTGACCTCTCGGAATTTCCGGCTGAATCAAAGTTGGTCGTTCAACATCCCAATTATCAAAAGGTCCAAATTACGCTCGAAGACCTGATCAGCACCACTTCTCTTCCCCTACAAGAAAAAGTACTGGAGTTTGACGAGATGGTTGTTTCCGCGAATAAATGGGAACAAGATGAGCGTAAGGTTCCGAACGATATCATTGCAATCTCCGCAGAAACCAGTCAATTTCAGAATCCTCAAACGGCCGCAGACCTGCTTTCGAACTCGGGACAGGTATTCGTCCAAAAAAGTCAGCTTGGCGGCGGCAGTCCAAAACTTCGTGGGTTTTCGGCCAATGCTGTATTGTTAGTAGTGGACGGTGTACGCCTCAACAACGCTATTTTCCGAAGTGGAAATCTGCAAAATGTAATCAACATCGACCCCAATATTCTTGATCGTACGGAGGTAGTTTTTGGTCCCGGTTCAGTCATGTATGGAAGCGATGCGCTCGGTGGTGTCATGGACTTCCATACCAAATCTCCCAACTGGGCGGCAGATGAAGAAACGCACATTTCGGCGAATGCCATGCTTCGCTATGGTACCGCTGCCAATGAACGTACCGGACACTTCGATATCACCCTGGCTCAGGACGATATTGTCTATTTTGGTTCTTTCTCCCGTACCCTTTTTGGAGACCTGCGCGCCGGTAGTAATCGCTCCAATGGCTACGATGGTTTTTTTGAACGAACACACTACGTCCGAAGAATAGAAGGTGAAGATCGACTCATTGAAAATGACAATCCAGACATCCAGCGATTTTCAGGCTACCATCTGACTAGTCTACTGCAGAAGGTGAAGTGGCGCACTTCGGACAATACGCAGTTGACCTACGGTTTTTATTACAGTACCACAACCGATATTCCCAGATATGACCGGCTTACTATCCCCTTGACTGTTGGAACTGACAGCCTTGAGTATGCGGAATGGTACTATGGCCCACAAACCTGGCAAATGCACAATATCTCATTCAGTGATTTTCAGGAAACCAACTGGTATGATCAGATGCGTATCACCCTCTCCTATCAACGTTATGACGAGAGTCGACATGACCGACGTTTTGGAGATGATCGCCTGAGGAATCGCAAGGAAGAAGTAGATGTGATCACCTTCAATCAGGATTTTGACAAATCATTAAAAAATGGCACGCTGTTTTATGGTGTCGATGCATTCTGGAATGGAGTTGATTCAAGGGCACAACGTCAAAACCTGGTTACTGGTGAAATCACCCCAACAAGCACCCGCTATCCAAGTGAGGGGAGCGTCTATTGGTCTGGTGCGATCTACGGCAATTACCAGTGGGACCTATCACCAAATTGGGTCTTGAGCACAGGCGCACGATATAACCTGGTCCGTTTAACAGGGCGCACTAGTAACGAAGACCTGGCTGTTTTGTTGGCAGAAAATGACGGATCGGGAATTAATAACAACTCAGCAACTGCGGATATGTTTGAACAGGCTGATGTGACCAATCAGGCAGTCACCGGTAGCATTGGTGTGACTTTCAATCCTTCTAAAAAGACTAAATTAAGTGGCCTTGTATCTTCTGGATTTCGGTCACCTAATGTCGATGATGTAGGCAAACTCTTCGAACTGGATGATGAGACGATTGTGGTTCCTAATCCGGAATTGAAACCGGAATATTCCTATAACCAGGAAATAGGCTGGGAACAATACGTCAATGATCTGATCAGCTTTAACATCGTCGGTTATCACAGTTTTCTCACCAACGCGATCGTCAGAGGGGCTTCAAGTGTGGCCGGCAATGAACGGCTTTTGTTTGATGGGGCTGAATTGGCCATTCGATCTCAGGTCAATGCAAGTGGTGCACGACTTTACGGTGGGTCCGCAAGTATCAAAATGGAAGTTTCTCCAAATTGGTCTTTTTCTTCCACGATCAACATGAATGAAGGGAAAGAAACAGAAACAGATGAACCCTTGCGTCATGCTACTCCTATTTTTGGTCGTAGTAGTGTGAAGTACAAAAAGGGTGGCTTCCGATCAGAGTTTTTCGTGGATTACAATGGTGCTCGCACCCGTAGCAACATCCCTTCGAGTGAAATTGATGACAAACCTCATCTCTATACGGACACAGGCACACCTGCCTGGGCTACCTTGAATTTGAGACTGGGTTATTCACCGTCCAAGTCCATCACGGTAGAATCTGGTTTAGAGAACATCCTCGATCAACATTATCGACCTTACTCTTCCGGGATCAGCGCTCCGGGAAGGAACTTCTATTTTTCGTTGAAGGGGAGTTTGTAGAATATGCTTACCCGCGCATTTAAAATACGATATTCAATTTTTCCGAAGACAAGTTAGTGAGGACAAAAACTTAGGCGGCTACAGCCAGAGACTCCCATATGATTGCCTCAATATTTGCGCAAAATTTGAGTTACTGCAACAATCCAGGGAGTGACGGATTAAAAGTCTTCACCCAATCGTCCCTGAATCTCAGCATTTCTATTACATCTGGTACACTCGCATTGATTGTAAGGGAATCTGATTGGGGCCATGGGAAGTTTTCTGAAGCTGATTGATTTACTCTCGCATTCAAAATGCAGTACTTTATTTATCCTCGTTAAAAAAAGGACAAGAAATCAGGCAAGTTCATGGGGACACAAATTTGGGTGGCAGATTGATAATATAACCCAAGCATGGGTTCTTTTCGTCGAAAAGACCCTCTGTTAGGGTTGAGTTCAAAATAAAAAGGTCCAGACTTGGGCCTGGACCTTGGAACTTCTATTAAGTATCTTCTTTAATTCTGTTTTCTAATTCAACACTGATTGGGTTAACTTCAGAAAGTCGAAAACCCTATTAGGGTTTGAGCAACTTTTAATGTCCTCCTCCTATATTGAAGACCCGAGATACATTAAATCCAAAGTGAATGTCTCCGCTAAAGAAATCTCCCGTGGTTTCACCAATGAATCGCTCATTCATCTGCTGGGCATTGGTCAAATGCAATTGAAACACGTGACCACCCGTCTCAATATCAAATCCAATGGCCAGGGCATTGGTGAATTGATCGCTCTTGTCAGATAGTTGGTGGTAATATTCTGCGTTGATCGCTAATCGTTGGTTAAGTTTCACTCTACCGCCAACACCCAAAGCCAACAGATCATTGGCATCCTCTTCTGATGGCACCAGGTTCCGGTGCATATAAGTAGGCATCAGTTGAAAGGAGAAGCTGGAATTAAACTTCCTGGCCACCAGGACCTGATAAGTATAAACCCATCGATGCTTAGACTCAAAATCTGCCCCATTGTTCGGAAAATCAATGGTTTGAGTAGTCGCAGTTGCCAATCCTGTTAATGTTACTGGCATGCTGTTCGATTGTCTCAACAATTTATACTTAGCAAAGCCATCATAAACTTTATTGAAGGAAGATCGACCTACCCCAACATTGAGGTTGTCAGTGATCCCATACTCTAATCCGAATCGAATCGACGCGTTATCTAGCCCGAACAGCTCATCTACGCCTGAATTGAGTCGTCCAAATCGGTGACTGATCACAAATTCCAATACTTGTTTAGTCCTTGTTTCGATCGAATGACCATTGATCAAGCGCGTACTTTTAAACGTCGCAATCGCATAGGTCTTGTCTTCAGGAGCTGTACTATTCAGAATGTCTAATAATTCATCCTGTGCCTGGGTAGCAAAGGCACCCAGGATAAAGCATAGAAAAAGCTTAATTCTCATAAGGCTTGTAAGTGAATTTCACAGTGACCTCTACGGTCTCGGCGATGTTGTAAAAAACTGCTTTGGGTATCTTGATTTTATAATCTTGCAATTGGATCTGAAAGACCGCATCTACAATAATATTGTCACCATTCTTTACCACAGTCCCTTTCAGGTCGACTTCATTGGTCCTGCCATGAATGGTCATTTCCCCTTTGGCGGTCACTTCTTTATCTGGATTG
This DNA window, taken from Cytophagales bacterium, encodes the following:
- a CDS encoding DUF5777 family beta-barrel protein, with protein sequence MRIKLFLCFILGAFATQAQDELLDILNSTAPEDKTYAIATFKSTRLINGHSIETRTKQVLEFVISHRFGRLNSGVDELFGLDNASIRFGLEYGITDNLNVGVGRSSFNKVYDGFAKYKLLRQSNSMPVTLTGLATATTQTIDFPNNGADFESKHRWVYTYQVLVARKFNSSFSFQLMPTYMHRNLVPSEEDANDLLALGVGGRVKLNQRLAINAEYYHQLSDKSDQFTNALAIGFDIETGGHVFQLHLTNAQQMNERFIGETTGDFFSGDIHFGFNVSRVFNIGGGH
- a CDS encoding RagB/SusD family nutrient uptake outer membrane protein, yielding MKKNQYINRMIAALLAVVIVSSCSDELEPEPAQSISENVALSSPENIQAVLIGAYDELGVSDLFGGNTLRNSELLAATDELLWAGTFNAPREMFNKNMNAVNGDAAEVWLEGYETINISNNILSGLDIFTDQADADRVEGEAKFIRAMVYFELVKFFGLPYEAGATNSQLGVPLVTTPTRGITGDNDLDRSSVEQIYAQILSDLNDAVANLPETNDIFASSFAAQALRARVHLQMGNYALALTDADAVIASGNYSLVGAYEDAFNNAANTTEDIFAMQVSSQDGLNSLNTFFATPQFGGRDGDIIVQAAHLALYPAGDDRGAFVYEDGGTFTGKFTNQFAIVPVIRLAEMHLIRAEANVRGGTTTGETPLNDLNTLRTRANAPALTTATLDDVLMERRLELAFEGHRLHDIRRTQANVGTFTYDAPELVFPIPEREINANPNLVQNPGY
- a CDS encoding alpha/beta hydrolase, translating into MPIISSTQYVKRPWFLFNKHMETVVPSMFYKIEGVDYQRERLELEDGDFLDLDWLGTDKDKLVIITHGLEGNSERHYVMRPAKLFAENGWSAMAWNCRSCSGEMNRLPRFYHHGDTDDLASVVDHAVTKGFNTIVLMGLSMGGSMSLKYLGESRNRPDAIKGAATFSVPCNLKDSAVQLKVKGNGLYENRFLNKLKKKIFLKAETHEGLDTEGLEAMTDFDEFHKKYTVPLHGFESLEDFFQQATCDRYLPEVKYPVLIGNAANDPLLGGGCYPIDIAKQSEYVYLEMPKFGGHVGFTIKGDPYSWMDYRALEFVQKQVFPS
- a CDS encoding TonB-dependent receptor, translating into MKLLENIRRGCFIFFLSFLFTPIQAQVIKVFNATTKIPVNDVYVVNEERTIAAFSKRNGTIDLSEFPAESKLVVQHPNYQKVQITLEDLISTTSLPLQEKVLEFDEMVVSANKWEQDERKVPNDIIAISAETSQFQNPQTAADLLSNSGQVFVQKSQLGGGSPKLRGFSANAVLLVVDGVRLNNAIFRSGNLQNVINIDPNILDRTEVVFGPGSVMYGSDALGGVMDFHTKSPNWAADEETHISANAMLRYGTAANERTGHFDITLAQDDIVYFGSFSRTLFGDLRAGSNRSNGYDGFFERTHYVRRIEGEDRLIENDNPDIQRFSGYHLTSLLQKVKWRTSDNTQLTYGFYYSTTTDIPRYDRLTIPLTVGTDSLEYAEWYYGPQTWQMHNISFSDFQETNWYDQMRITLSYQRYDESRHDRRFGDDRLRNRKEEVDVITFNQDFDKSLKNGTLFYGVDAFWNGVDSRAQRQNLVTGEITPTSTRYPSEGSVYWSGAIYGNYQWDLSPNWVLSTGARYNLVRLTGRTSNEDLAVLLAENDGSGINNNSATADMFEQADVTNQAVTGSIGVTFNPSKKTKLSGLVSSGFRSPNVDDVGKLFELDDETIVVPNPELKPEYSYNQEIGWEQYVNDLISFNIVGYHSFLTNAIVRGASSVAGNERLLFDGAELAIRSQVNASGARLYGGSASIKMEVSPNWSFSSTINMNEGKETETDEPLRHATPIFGRSSVKYKKGGFRSEFFVDYNGARTRSNIPSSEIDDKPHLYTDTGTPAWATLNLRLGYSPSKSITVESGLENILDQHYRPYSSGISAPGRNFYFSLKGSL
- a CDS encoding tetratricopeptide repeat protein codes for the protein MKILLSEGLYHNDYTAGIYNNLGSLYRQNGEFEEVLNHFRESLNISLELYGSEHPILANTFNNIGFALLNQDKWADGKDYLEKALHLTVKFYGGTNRLTANI